The Streptomyces sp. NBC_00344 genome includes a window with the following:
- a CDS encoding suppressor of fused domain protein, whose protein sequence is MGDVLALVEARLRSALGEPDARAAVTFLGTDRIEVLRFIDGDIARYATLGMSAHPMADPTAALADPLRGPRAELVLSVRAGLADTDPVLRPLAVLAASPQVEGVVVAAGASLDVGEPLWSEAPFSSVLVAESGGLIEDLELDEPLDPVRFLPLLPMTANEAAWKRVHGAAELQERWLTPGTDLRDPLRRSVTLD, encoded by the coding sequence ATGGGAGATGTTCTTGCTCTGGTCGAAGCCCGGCTGCGCTCCGCGCTGGGCGAGCCGGACGCGCGCGCCGCAGTGACCTTCCTGGGCACCGACCGGATCGAGGTGCTGCGGTTCATCGACGGTGACATCGCCCGCTACGCCACGCTGGGGATGTCCGCCCACCCGATGGCCGATCCCACGGCCGCCCTCGCCGACCCGCTGCGCGGCCCACGGGCCGAGCTGGTGCTCTCGGTGCGCGCTGGGCTCGCCGACACCGACCCGGTGCTGCGCCCGCTTGCCGTGCTCGCCGCTTCGCCGCAGGTGGAGGGCGTGGTCGTGGCCGCCGGGGCCTCACTCGACGTGGGCGAACCGCTCTGGAGCGAAGCGCCCTTCAGCTCGGTGCTGGTCGCCGAGTCCGGCGGGCTCATCGAGGACCTGGAGCTCGACGAGCCACTGGATCCGGTCCGGTTTCTGCCGCTGCTGCCGATGACCGCGAACGAAGCCGCCTGGAAGCGGGTGCACGGTGCCGCGGAACTCCAGGAGCGCTGGCTGACGCCTGGCACGGACCTGCGCGATCCTCTGCGCAGGTCCGTGACCCTGGACTGA
- a CDS encoding magnesium and cobalt transport protein CorA has translation MSMIRDLRAAVRPSLRKSSTAYSNYDSTRDPSASSAVVDCAVYREGLRERGEECLTPREALRRVHDTGGFAWIGLHEPTEEEFSGIAAEFGLHPLAVEDAVHAHQRPKLERYDDTLFTVFKTIHYVEHAELTSTSEVVETGEVMCFTGRDFVITVRHGGQGSLRALRHRLQEDAELLAKGPSAVLHAIADQVVDGYLAVASAVQDDIDEVEIDVFSEPQKGSARGTDAGRIYQLKREVLEFKRAVSPLLRPMQQLSERPMRLVDPDIQKYFRDVADHLARVQEQVVGFDDLLNSILQANLAQATVAQNEDMRKITAWAAIIAVPTMICGVYGMNFKHMPELQWRFGYPAVMGGILVICLTIHRTLKRNGWL, from the coding sequence ATGTCGATGATCCGTGACCTGCGTGCAGCGGTCCGTCCGTCCCTGCGCAAGAGCAGCACCGCGTACAGCAATTACGACTCCACCCGGGACCCGTCGGCCAGCAGTGCGGTGGTCGACTGCGCGGTCTACCGCGAAGGACTGCGGGAGCGGGGCGAGGAGTGCCTGACGCCGCGTGAGGCACTGCGCCGGGTGCATGACACCGGAGGCTTCGCCTGGATCGGCCTTCACGAGCCCACCGAGGAGGAGTTCTCCGGCATCGCAGCCGAGTTCGGTCTCCACCCGCTCGCCGTCGAGGACGCGGTCCACGCCCACCAGCGGCCCAAGCTGGAACGGTACGACGACACCCTCTTCACGGTCTTCAAGACCATTCACTACGTGGAACACGCCGAACTCACGTCGACCAGCGAGGTCGTGGAGACCGGCGAGGTGATGTGCTTCACCGGGCGGGACTTCGTCATCACGGTGCGGCACGGCGGCCAGGGCTCGCTGCGGGCGCTGCGCCACCGGCTGCAGGAGGACGCGGAGCTGCTCGCCAAGGGCCCGTCCGCCGTCCTGCACGCCATCGCCGACCAGGTCGTCGACGGTTATCTGGCTGTCGCGTCGGCGGTGCAGGACGACATCGACGAAGTCGAGATCGACGTCTTCTCCGAGCCCCAGAAGGGGAGTGCGCGGGGTACCGACGCCGGCCGGATCTACCAGCTGAAGCGTGAGGTGCTCGAGTTCAAGCGGGCGGTCTCACCGCTGCTGCGGCCGATGCAGCAGCTGAGCGAGCGCCCCATGCGGCTGGTGGACCCGGACATCCAGAAGTACTTCCGGGACGTCGCCGACCATTTGGCGCGGGTCCAGGAGCAGGTGGTCGGCTTCGACGACCTGCTCAACTCGATCCTCCAGGCGAACCTGGCACAGGCCACCGTCGCGCAGAACGAGGACATGCGGAAGATCACGGCGTGGGCGGCGATCATCGCGGTGCCGACGATGATCTGCGGGGTGTACGGCATGAACTTCAAGCACATGCCCGAGCTCCAGTGGCGCTTCGGCTACCCGGCGGTGATGGGCGGCATCCTGGTCATCTGCCTCACCATCCACCGCACGCTGAAGCGGAACGGCTGGCTCTGA
- a CDS encoding DMT family transporter — MPIATRRTSAPLAPPAPTGLHAAPRIDLVLLGVAVASVSLSAPLIAATAAPALAIAFWRNAMAAGVLTPVALLGRGHRTELRTMGRRAVLLAAAAGCLLALHFALWLPSLRMTSVASSTALCTTTPIWTTIVLWLRGRHVPRMVWAGSVVAIAGVLILTGVDLSLSPRALAGDALALGGGVAAAGYVLLGAEVRRTVSTTAYTYVCYSTAALLLLGVCVASGAQLGSYSPATWAKLAVLTGAAQLLGHTLLNRVVSTLGPSVTSTSILLETPGAALIAALWLHQLPPAAAWPALLVILVGLALVIRGDSVARKGPVGE; from the coding sequence GTGCCCATCGCAACCCGCCGTACCTCCGCCCCCCTGGCGCCGCCCGCGCCGACCGGCCTGCACGCAGCGCCCCGGATCGACCTGGTGCTGCTCGGCGTCGCCGTGGCGAGTGTCTCGCTGTCCGCCCCGCTCATCGCGGCGACCGCCGCTCCTGCCCTGGCCATCGCCTTCTGGCGCAATGCCATGGCGGCCGGTGTCCTGACCCCCGTCGCGCTGCTCGGGCGGGGCCACCGCACCGAACTGCGCACCATGGGCCGGCGTGCGGTGCTGCTGGCGGCCGCCGCCGGATGTCTGCTCGCGCTGCACTTCGCGCTGTGGCTGCCGAGCCTGCGCATGACATCGGTCGCTTCGTCGACGGCGCTGTGCACCACGACACCGATCTGGACCACCATCGTGCTGTGGCTGCGCGGCCGGCATGTCCCCAGGATGGTGTGGGCCGGGTCCGTGGTGGCCATCGCGGGGGTGCTGATCCTGACCGGCGTCGACCTCTCGCTGTCGCCGCGCGCCCTCGCGGGCGACGCCCTCGCGCTGGGCGGCGGTGTCGCGGCCGCGGGCTATGTGCTGCTCGGCGCCGAGGTGCGGCGGACGGTGAGCACCACCGCCTACACCTACGTCTGCTATTCGACGGCCGCGCTGCTGCTCCTGGGGGTCTGCGTGGCCTCCGGCGCCCAGCTCGGGTCGTACTCCCCGGCCACCTGGGCCAAGCTCGCCGTGCTCACCGGGGCCGCCCAGCTGCTCGGACACACGCTGCTCAACCGGGTGGTGAGCACGCTCGGCCCCTCCGTCACCTCGACGTCGATCCTGCTCGAGACGCCGGGGGCCGCACTGATCGCGGCGCTCTGGCTCCACCAGCTGCCGCCTGCCGCGGCCTGGCCGGCGCTGCTGGTCATCCTGGTGGGGCTGGCCCTGGTGATCCGGGGTGACAGCGTGGCCCGGAAAGGGCCGGTGGGGGAGTGA
- a CDS encoding magnesium transporter MgtE N-terminal domain-containing protein, translated as MAGGAPRIFVSHLSGVAVFDPNGDQVGRVRDLVAMLRVGSRPPRLLGLVVEVVSRRRIFLPMTRVTGIESGQVITTGVLNVRRFEQRPTERLVLGELLDRRVHLVGTDEEVTVLDVSVQQLPARRDWEIDKVFVRKGKGGALRRRGETLTVEWSGVTGFSLEEEGQGAENLVATFEQLRPADLANVLHHLSPKRRAEVAVALDDDRLADVLEELPEDDQVEILGKLKEERAADVLEAMDPDDAADLLSELPEEDKERLLTLMRPDDAADVRRLLSYEERTAGGLMTTEPIVLRPDATVADALARVRQQDLSPALAAQVYVCRPPDETPTGKYLGTVHFQRLLRDPPFTLVGAVVDSDLPPLSPEATLPAVTSYLAAYNLVAAPVVDASGSLLGVVTVDDVLDHLLPDDWREMDFHHEHGDPDDDGLPEARDGQ; from the coding sequence ATGGCGGGAGGCGCCCCCCGGATCTTCGTCTCGCACCTTTCCGGCGTCGCCGTGTTCGACCCGAACGGCGACCAGGTGGGACGGGTGCGCGACCTGGTGGCGATGCTGCGCGTGGGCAGCCGGCCACCGCGGCTGCTCGGCCTGGTGGTCGAGGTGGTCAGCAGGCGCCGGATCTTCCTGCCCATGACCCGGGTCACGGGTATCGAGTCCGGCCAGGTCATCACCACCGGCGTACTCAATGTGCGCCGCTTCGAACAGCGTCCGACCGAACGGCTGGTGCTCGGCGAGCTGCTCGACCGGCGGGTGCATCTGGTCGGTACGGACGAAGAGGTGACCGTCCTCGACGTCTCCGTGCAGCAGCTGCCTGCCCGCCGCGACTGGGAGATCGACAAGGTCTTCGTACGGAAGGGCAAAGGCGGCGCGCTGCGGCGCAGGGGCGAGACGCTGACCGTCGAGTGGTCGGGGGTCACCGGCTTCTCGCTGGAGGAGGAGGGGCAGGGCGCGGAAAACCTGGTGGCGACCTTCGAGCAGCTGCGCCCCGCCGACCTCGCCAATGTGCTGCACCATCTGTCGCCGAAACGTCGGGCCGAGGTGGCGGTCGCGCTGGACGACGACCGGCTCGCCGACGTCCTGGAGGAACTGCCCGAGGACGACCAGGTCGAGATCCTGGGCAAGCTCAAGGAGGAGCGCGCCGCGGACGTCCTGGAGGCGATGGATCCGGACGATGCCGCCGACCTGCTGAGCGAGCTGCCCGAGGAGGACAAGGAACGGCTGCTGACCCTGATGCGCCCGGATGACGCGGCGGACGTTCGGCGGCTGCTCTCGTACGAGGAGCGGACGGCCGGCGGCTTGATGACCACCGAGCCGATCGTGCTGCGTCCGGACGCCACGGTGGCAGACGCCCTGGCCCGGGTACGGCAGCAGGACCTCTCCCCCGCGCTGGCCGCGCAGGTCTACGTGTGCCGGCCGCCCGACGAGACGCCGACCGGCAAGTACCTGGGCACGGTGCACTTCCAGCGGCTGCTGCGGGACCCGCCTTTCACCCTGGTGGGCGCGGTCGTCGACAGCGACCTCCCACCGCTGTCACCGGAGGCCACACTGCCCGCCGTGACCAGCTATCTCGCGGCCTACAACCTGGTCGCGGCGCCTGTCGTGGACGCGAGCGGCTCGCTGCTCGGAGTGGTCACGGTGGACGACGTGCTCGACCATCTGCTGCCCGACGACTGGCGCGAGATGGACTTCCATCACGAGCACGGCGACCCGGACGACGACGGTCTCCCGGAGGCCCGCGATGGGCAGTGA
- a CDS encoding DUF1003 domain-containing protein yields MGSEPVPARSRLDQPLSQRRRWLPEYDPESFGRLSERVARFLGTGRFIVWMTVVIAVWVVWNTSVPSALRFDPFPFIFLTLVLSLQASYAAPLILLAQNRQDDRDRVNLEQDRNQNERSIADTEYLTREIAALRMGLGEVATRDWIRSELQDVMKELGDRHTVFPRESDEADH; encoded by the coding sequence ATGGGCAGTGAACCGGTACCGGCCAGGAGCCGGCTGGACCAGCCGCTGTCCCAGCGGCGGCGCTGGCTTCCCGAATACGACCCCGAGTCGTTCGGCCGTCTCTCCGAGCGGGTCGCGCGGTTCCTCGGGACAGGGCGGTTCATCGTCTGGATGACGGTGGTCATCGCCGTCTGGGTGGTGTGGAACACCAGCGTCCCCAGCGCCCTGCGCTTCGACCCGTTCCCGTTCATCTTCCTGACCCTGGTGCTGTCGCTCCAGGCCTCGTACGCGGCCCCGCTGATCCTGCTCGCCCAGAACCGCCAGGACGACCGCGACCGGGTCAACCTGGAGCAGGACCGCAATCAGAACGAACGCTCCATCGCGGACACCGAGTACCTGACCCGGGAGATCGCCGCACTGCGGATGGGACTCGGTGAGGTCGCGACCCGCGACTGGATCCGCTCGGAGCTCCAGGACGTGATGAAGGAACTGGGCGACCGGCACACCGTATTCCCGCGGGAAAGTGACGAAGCCGACCACTGA
- a CDS encoding Mrp/NBP35 family ATP-binding protein, with product MAMEDAVREALATVNDPEIHRPITELGMVKSVDIGADGAVAVTVYLTVSGCPMRETITTNVTDAVARVEGVTSVSVELDVMSDEQRKELANSLRGGTAEREVPFAKPGSLTRVYAVASGKGGVGKSSVTVNLAAALAADGLKVGVVDADIYGHSVPRMLGAYGSPTQVENMIMPPSAHGVKVISIGMFTPGNAPVVWRGPMLHRALQQFLADVYWGDLDVLLLDLPPGTGDIAISVAQLVPNAEILVVTTPQQAAAEVAERAGSIAVQTHQKIVGVVENMSGLPCPHCDEMVDVFGTGGGQKVAEGLTKTTGATVPVLGSIPIDVRLREGGDEGKPVVLTDPDSPAGAALRSIADKLSSRQRGLAGMSLGVTPRNKF from the coding sequence ATGGCTATGGAAGACGCTGTGCGTGAAGCACTGGCGACAGTGAACGACCCCGAGATCCACCGACCGATCACCGAACTCGGCATGGTCAAATCGGTCGACATCGGAGCGGACGGGGCGGTCGCTGTCACGGTCTACCTCACCGTCTCCGGCTGTCCGATGCGCGAGACCATCACCACCAACGTCACCGACGCGGTCGCACGGGTCGAAGGTGTCACATCGGTCAGCGTCGAACTGGACGTGATGAGCGACGAGCAGCGCAAGGAGCTCGCGAACTCGCTGCGCGGCGGCACGGCCGAACGCGAGGTGCCCTTCGCCAAGCCCGGTTCGCTGACCCGCGTGTACGCGGTCGCCTCCGGCAAGGGCGGCGTCGGCAAGTCGTCGGTCACCGTCAACCTCGCGGCCGCACTGGCCGCGGACGGACTCAAGGTCGGCGTCGTCGACGCGGACATCTACGGGCACAGCGTTCCGCGGATGCTCGGTGCGTACGGTTCGCCCACCCAGGTCGAGAACATGATCATGCCGCCGTCGGCGCACGGTGTGAAGGTCATCTCGATCGGGATGTTCACCCCGGGCAACGCCCCGGTGGTGTGGCGCGGACCGATGCTGCACCGCGCGCTCCAGCAGTTCCTCGCGGACGTGTACTGGGGCGACCTGGACGTCCTGCTGCTCGACCTGCCGCCCGGCACCGGTGACATCGCCATCTCGGTGGCCCAGCTGGTCCCGAACGCCGAGATCCTGGTGGTCACCACTCCGCAGCAGGCCGCTGCCGAGGTCGCCGAACGGGCGGGCTCCATCGCCGTACAGACCCACCAGAAGATCGTCGGCGTGGTCGAGAACATGTCGGGCCTGCCGTGCCCGCACTGCGACGAGATGGTCGATGTCTTCGGCACGGGCGGCGGACAGAAGGTCGCCGAGGGACTCACGAAGACGACCGGCGCGACAGTCCCGGTCCTCGGCTCCATTCCGATCGACGTACGTCTGCGCGAGGGCGGCGACGAGGGCAAGCCCGTCGTCCTCACCGACCCCGACTCCCCCGCGGGCGCCGCCCTGCGGTCCATCGCGGACAAGCTCAGCAGCCGCCAGCGCGGCCTCGCGGGCATGTCGCTGGGTGTGACCCCGCGCAACAAGTTCTGA
- a CDS encoding sec-independent translocase yields the protein MFNDIGALEIVTLVVLAVIVFGPDKLPKVIQDVTRTIRKIREFSESAKQDIRTELGPEFKDFEFEDLNPKNFVRKQLMDNDDLGLKEIRSSFDLKKELSEVADAVQGKESATAAAPANGSGTNGSASAPDLLKKSVKLDTDERPPFDSDAT from the coding sequence GTGTTCAATGACATAGGCGCACTCGAGATCGTGACGCTCGTGGTCCTCGCCGTGATCGTCTTCGGCCCGGACAAGCTGCCGAAGGTCATCCAGGACGTCACCCGCACGATCCGCAAGATCCGTGAGTTCTCCGAGAGCGCGAAGCAGGACATCCGTACCGAGCTCGGTCCCGAGTTCAAGGACTTCGAGTTCGAGGACCTCAACCCCAAGAACTTCGTCCGCAAGCAGCTGATGGACAACGACGATCTGGGGCTGAAGGAGATCCGCAGCAGTTTCGACCTCAAGAAGGAGCTCTCCGAGGTCGCGGACGCGGTGCAGGGCAAGGAAAGTGCCACGGCAGCGGCTCCGGCGAACGGCTCCGGTACGAATGGCTCAGCCTCCGCCCCCGACCTGCTGAAGAAGAGTGTGAAGCTCGACACCGACGAGCGTCCGCCGTTCGACTCCGACGCCACCTGA
- a CDS encoding S1C family serine protease translates to MNDGTPTGPRATWWSSPAPRRPGPAPHSPGPAPRPGPVPEPLGGPVSEPLPDAPQAPDDPPAPRFRPVPEGIAGAAPDGSGSAVGPATGAAPAFRRQPLHEPDTYSTPPYGGPGPWAPAPPVQRPVPAPARGVPVPSPRTGPAQPSPPGPPVPQPSQWMRYDPWNPPQPAPAPKRRRRGAGLAVVILALVTGVIGGGVGAYVERNGSFTDIRLPQAGRESPDRAPGSVAAIAAGALPGVVTLHVRGNDEQGTGTGIVLDREGHILTNNHVVEPAGSTGDISVTFSGGQSARAELVGKDSGYDLAVVRVSGVSGLRPMPLGNSDNVRVGDPVVAIGAPFDLANTVTSGIISAKERPITAGGEKGDGSDISYVDALQTDAPINPGNSGGPLVDTGGRVIGINSAIRAAGNSADPEGGQSGSIGLGFAIPVNQAKRVAEQLINKGRAIHPVIGATLDMRYAGDGARVAAKANDGGPSVAAGGPGAAAGIEPGDIVTVVDGERVHTAEELIVRIRAHEPGDRLRLGVRRGSRSRSVTLTLGSADGT, encoded by the coding sequence ATGAACGACGGGACACCCACCGGACCGCGGGCCACCTGGTGGAGCAGCCCCGCACCGAGGCGGCCAGGGCCGGCGCCACACTCCCCGGGGCCGGCGCCGCGGCCCGGACCGGTGCCCGAGCCGCTGGGCGGACCGGTGTCCGAGCCGCTGCCGGACGCCCCACAGGCGCCGGACGACCCACCTGCGCCGCGATTCCGGCCGGTTCCTGAGGGCATAGCCGGGGCCGCGCCGGACGGCTCAGGCTCCGCCGTGGGGCCGGCCACCGGCGCTGCGCCCGCCTTCCGCAGGCAGCCGCTGCACGAACCCGACACCTACAGCACCCCGCCCTACGGCGGCCCCGGTCCCTGGGCGCCCGCACCACCGGTACAGCGCCCCGTGCCCGCCCCGGCCCGCGGCGTTCCCGTCCCGTCTCCCCGCACCGGCCCCGCGCAGCCGTCGCCGCCCGGGCCGCCCGTGCCGCAGCCGTCGCAGTGGATGCGCTACGACCCCTGGAACCCGCCGCAGCCGGCGCCGGCCCCGAAGCGGCGCCGCCGGGGCGCCGGTCTGGCGGTGGTCATCCTCGCGCTGGTCACCGGTGTGATCGGCGGCGGCGTCGGTGCCTACGTCGAACGCAACGGCTCGTTCACGGACATCAGGCTGCCGCAGGCGGGCAGGGAGAGCCCGGACCGCGCCCCCGGCAGCGTCGCCGCAATCGCGGCCGGCGCGCTGCCCGGTGTGGTGACGCTGCACGTCCGGGGCAACGACGAGCAGGGCACCGGCACCGGCATCGTCCTCGACCGCGAGGGACACATCCTCACCAACAACCATGTGGTCGAGCCGGCCGGCTCGACAGGCGACATCTCCGTCACCTTCAGCGGCGGTCAGAGCGCCAGGGCCGAACTGGTCGGCAAGGACAGCGGCTACGACCTGGCGGTCGTCAGGGTCTCCGGCGTCTCCGGGCTCAGGCCGATGCCGCTGGGCAACTCCGACAACGTCCGGGTCGGAGATCCGGTGGTGGCCATCGGCGCCCCCTTCGACCTCGCCAACACGGTGACATCCGGCATCATCAGCGCCAAGGAGCGCCCCATCACCGCCGGTGGCGAGAAGGGTGACGGCAGCGACATCAGCTATGTCGACGCGCTGCAGACGGACGCGCCGATCAACCCCGGCAACTCCGGGGGCCCGCTGGTCGACACCGGGGGCCGGGTGATCGGCATCAACAGCGCCATCCGTGCCGCCGGCAACAGCGCGGATCCGGAAGGCGGTCAGAGCGGCTCCATCGGCCTGGGCTTCGCCATACCCGTCAACCAGGCCAAGCGGGTCGCCGAGCAGCTCATCAACAAGGGCCGGGCGATCCACCCGGTGATCGGTGCCACACTCGACATGCGGTACGCGGGCGACGGCGCGCGGGTGGCCGCCAAGGCGAACGACGGCGGCCCTTCGGTGGCGGCCGGCGGGCCTGGAGCGGCCGCGGGAATCGAGCCGGGCGACATCGTGACGGTGGTGGACGGGGAGCGGGTGCACACCGCTGAGGAGCTCATCGTCCGGATCCGTGCGCACGAGCCGGGCGACAGACTCCGGCTCGGCGTGCGGCGTGGGAGCCGGAGCCGATCCGTGACCCTGACCCTCGGTTCGGCCGACGGCACATGA
- a CDS encoding anti-sigma factor family protein, with translation MSGSSPTPAEQHLGDRLAALVDGELNHDARERVLAHLATCPRCKTEADAQRRLKSVFAETAPPPPSEGLLARLQGLPGGPGDDSGRGGPFGGGRLADEFFGQARSSGRRSSDPRLDTFGHLPAGAHGAAVPDGGPGTGFRIHPVGRPGQERTAWRGRRFAFVAASAFSLAAIALGGTLPLDGPGEPAARTEGNGSNVTPLSTTEPVGASAAADRRRGGEGDGVFATHGYRQTPGRLLPPTTFTAGHAVSAATAPPVRPLLYSLTTPLLSTVPVPPVIRPSGVATPTARTTQPSPAATPAPVLLAVPSAAGLPVSRQR, from the coding sequence GTGAGTGGATCCAGTCCCACCCCTGCCGAGCAGCATCTCGGGGACCGGCTGGCCGCCCTGGTGGACGGTGAGCTGAACCACGACGCCCGCGAGCGGGTCCTCGCCCATCTCGCCACCTGCCCCCGGTGCAAGACGGAGGCCGACGCACAGCGCCGGCTCAAATCCGTTTTCGCCGAGACCGCACCGCCACCTCCTTCCGAGGGACTGCTGGCGCGCCTCCAGGGGCTGCCCGGCGGCCCCGGCGACGACTCCGGCCGTGGCGGCCCCTTCGGCGGCGGACGTCTCGCCGACGAGTTCTTCGGCCAGGCCCGATCATCGGGCAGACGGTCCTCGGACCCCCGGCTCGACACCTTCGGTCATCTGCCCGCGGGCGCCCACGGGGCTGCTGTCCCTGACGGCGGTCCCGGCACCGGATTCCGGATCCACCCGGTGGGTCGGCCGGGCCAGGAGCGCACGGCCTGGCGGGGGCGGCGGTTCGCCTTCGTGGCTGCCAGTGCCTTCTCGCTGGCGGCGATCGCGCTGGGCGGCACCCTGCCGCTCGACGGCCCGGGCGAGCCCGCCGCGCGTACCGAGGGCAACGGCAGCAACGTCACCCCGCTCAGCACCACCGAGCCGGTCGGCGCGAGCGCGGCAGCGGATCGCCGCCGCGGCGGCGAGGGTGACGGCGTCTTCGCCACGCACGGATACCGGCAGACGCCGGGCCGGCTGCTTCCGCCGACCACGTTCACGGCGGGGCACGCCGTGTCCGCCGCCACCGCCCCGCCCGTGCGGCCGCTGCTCTACTCGCTCACCACACCGCTGCTCAGCACCGTGCCAGTGCCCCCGGTCATCCGTCCGTCCGGCGTGGCCACGCCGACCGCGCGGACGACGCAGCCGAGTCCGGCGGCCACCCCGGCGCCGGTGCTGCTGGCCGTTCCCTCCGCAGCGGGTCTGCCGGTTTCCCGACAGCGCTGA
- the sigE gene encoding RNA polymerase sigma factor SigE, with amino-acid sequence MVGAPLDTTRADRGGAAAPVDRGGVLRRFLRSAGEPKSVTDIADHSIAADSAQTATFASDTDAQTWTPPSWEEIVSTHSGRVYRLAYRLTGNQHDAEDLTQEVFVRVFRSLSTYTPGTFEGWLHRITTNLFLDMVRRKQRIRFDALGDDAAERLPSREPSPQQVFHDTHFDADVQQALDTLAPEFRAAVVLCDIEGLSYEEIAATLGVKLGTVRSRIHRGRSHLRKALQHRSPEARRAEQRALAGVTPGLDGEDGSA; translated from the coding sequence ATGGTAGGGGCTCCACTGGACACCACCAGAGCCGACAGGGGAGGTGCGGCTGCGCCTGTGGATCGGGGAGGAGTGCTGCGGCGCTTTCTCAGGTCGGCGGGTGAGCCGAAATCCGTGACCGACATTGCTGACCACTCCATCGCTGCCGACTCCGCACAGACCGCGACCTTCGCCTCGGACACGGATGCGCAGACGTGGACTCCGCCCTCGTGGGAGGAAATCGTCAGCACGCACAGCGGCCGGGTATACCGCCTCGCTTACCGTCTGACCGGCAATCAGCACGACGCCGAGGACCTCACCCAGGAGGTCTTCGTCCGCGTGTTCCGCTCATTGTCGACCTACACGCCCGGCACCTTCGAGGGCTGGCTGCACCGCATCACCACCAATCTCTTCCTCGACATGGTCCGGCGCAAGCAGCGGATCCGTTTCGACGCGCTCGGTGACGACGCGGCCGAGCGGCTGCCGAGCCGTGAGCCCTCGCCCCAGCAGGTCTTCCACGACACCCACTTCGACGCCGACGTGCAGCAGGCACTGGACACGCTGGCGCCCGAGTTCCGCGCCGCCGTGGTGCTCTGCGACATCGAGGGCCTGTCCTACGAGGAGATCGCCGCGACGCTGGGTGTCAAGCTCGGCACCGTCCGCAGCAGGATCCACCGCGGCCGTTCCCACCTGCGCAAGGCGCTTCAGCACCGTTCACCCGAGGCCCGCCGTGCCGAGCAGCGCGCGCTGGCCGGGGTGACCCCCGGCCTGGACGGAGAGGATGGGAGCGCGTGA
- a CDS encoding O-methyltransferase — MRQLRGQERAITANRQTSWAFADAFVAEDETLRWARDRARDAGLPSVSPGTGAALRLLAAAADAKAVAEIGTGTGVSGIYLLQGMRPDGVLTTVDPEPERQGFARQAFRAAGFASNRSRFIPGRALDVLPRLADGGYDLVFCDGDPLESLDVLAESLRLLRPGGVVCFGGVFADGRTVDSASQPAEVQHLRELLRAVRESQELLPSLLPVGDGLLCAVRLGG, encoded by the coding sequence GTGCGTCAACTACGGGGACAGGAGAGGGCCATTACCGCCAACCGGCAGACGAGCTGGGCGTTCGCCGACGCCTTTGTCGCCGAGGACGAGACCCTGCGCTGGGCCCGTGACAGGGCCCGCGATGCCGGGCTGCCCTCGGTCTCACCGGGCACCGGCGCTGCGCTGCGGCTGCTGGCCGCGGCCGCGGACGCCAAGGCGGTTGCGGAGATCGGTACGGGCACCGGCGTCTCCGGTATCTATCTGCTCCAGGGCATGCGGCCGGACGGCGTACTGACCACCGTCGATCCGGAGCCCGAGCGCCAGGGTTTCGCCCGCCAGGCCTTCCGCGCCGCGGGCTTCGCGAGCAACCGTTCCCGGTTCATCCCGGGCCGCGCCCTCGACGTACTCCCCCGTCTCGCGGACGGCGGATACGACCTCGTGTTCTGCGACGGCGACCCGCTGGAGTCGCTGGACGTGCTCGCCGAATCGTTGCGCCTGCTGCGCCCCGGCGGTGTCGTCTGCTTCGGGGGCGTCTTCGCGGACGGCCGTACGGTCGACTCCGCGTCCCAGCCCGCGGAGGTGCAGCATCTGCGCGAGCTGCTGCGTGCGGTGCGCGAGAGCCAGGAACTGCTGCCCTCGCTGCTGCCGGTGGGCGACGGGCTCCTCTGCGCCGTACGCCTGGGCGGCTGA
- a CDS encoding DUF3117 domain-containing protein, whose amino-acid sequence MAAMKPRTGDGPLEVTKEGRGIVMRVPLEGGGRLVVELTPDEADALGDALKKVVG is encoded by the coding sequence ATGGCGGCCATGAAGCCGCGGACGGGCGACGGCCCGCTCGAGGTGACCAAGGAGGGGCGGGGCATCGTCATGCGCGTTCCGCTCGAAGGCGGCGGACGACTTGTTGTCGAGCTGACTCCGGACGAGGCCGATGCACTCGGCGACGCGCTGAAGAAGGTCGTCGGCTGA